One genomic window of Mesoplodon densirostris isolate mMesDen1 chromosome 14, mMesDen1 primary haplotype, whole genome shotgun sequence includes the following:
- the TMEM17 gene encoding transmembrane protein 17 — MELPDPVRQRLGNFSRTVFSDSSRTGPEYNEGPDNEMVSSLALQMSLYFNTYFFPLWWVSSIMMLQMKYSILPDYYKFIVVTVIILITLIEAIRLYLGYMGNLQEKVPELAGFWLLSLLLQLPLILFLLFNEGLMNLPLEKAVHIIFTIFLTFQVVSAFLTLRKMVNQLATRFHLQDFDRLSVSRGDMRRVRSCIEEI, encoded by the exons ATGGAGCTGCCAGATCCGGTCCGCCAGAGGCTGGGAAACTTCAGCCGGACCGTGTTCAGCGACTCCAGCCGGACCGGGCCGGAGTATAACGAGGGTCCGG ATAATGAAATGGTTTCCAGTTTGGCATTGCAGATGTCACTTTATTTTAACACTTATTTTTTCCCACTTTGGTGGGTGAGCAGCATTATGATGCTTCAGATGAAG tattcaATCTTGCCTGATTACTACAAATTCATTGTGGTCACCGTTATCATCCTAATAACCTTAATTGAAGCTATCAGGTTGTATCTGGGCTACATGGGGAACCTGCAGGAGAAG GTTCCTGAGCTGGCTGGCTTTTGGCTTTTGAGCCTTCTATTGCAGTTGCCTTTAATTCTGTTCTTGCTCTTTAATGAAGGCCTAATGAATCTGCCCTTGGAAAAAGCAGTACATATCATCTTCACTATATTCCTTACTTTCCAAGTTGTTTCAGCATTTCTTACCCTGAGGAAAATGGTGAATCAGTTGGCAACTCGTTTCCACCTCCAAGACTTTGACCGGCTCTCTGTGAGCAGAGGAGACATGAGAAGAGTGAGATCCTGTATAGAAGAGATTTGA